CCACATCTCTAGGTTCATAGAATATAAATGACTTGGGGAGATGTTCCCGGATGATGTTGTTATCAGGAAGGATGGACGACTGGATTCTCTGGGCATAATTGATGCTTTCCGTGATCTTTTTGTTTTTCTCCTGAATTTCCATTTCAATGCGTTTGGCCTCGGTAATATCGTGGCCTACGAAAAGCACGGTTTCCAGTTCATTCTCATTGTATTCGGGTATACTTTTAAAGCTCATAATCCGTTCGCCCAGGTTGGCTGTCGGAATGGTGATCTCTTTAGCCAAATGATTGTTCTGCTGTTTGATCTTTTGTATGGAATCCTGAAAAAATCCGGCCATAGTATCTTCCATCTCAAGTTCCTCGATCCTTGTGTTGATCAGTTCCCTGGGATGCAGGCCCAGATAATCCTGCGACACCGGGTTGGCATAGAAGAACTGCCCCTGGGTATTCAGTCGGAGAATCAGGTCCGGACTGTTTTCTGAGAGGGACTGCATCTTACTTTTCATACGCTCTTCTTTCTCTGCGCGCTTTCTCTCGGTAATATCCCTTGAGTTAAGAATGATCCCGTTGATAGCCGGATCGTCCGTTAAGTTTCGGCCCGTGGTCTCCAGGTATATCTTCTTCCCGTCCTTTTTAACGTATGTATATTGAATGGTTTGCGACTGACTCGGATTCTGCTTCAGGTTTTCGAACATCTCCTTTACGGCGGCTTCCCCTTTGGCAGTAAGCCGGTTCATATCCTGACCTTCACGCATCTCCTCCTGCGTATAACCCAGGATCTTTTCTACGTTGGGGCTCTGGTATTTCAGGTTAAGGCTCTTATCGTATATGGATATCACCTCCGAGGCATTTTCCAGCAAGGCCTGCATCCGGTTCTGGGCGTTTTCTACTTTCTTGACCTGGGCTTCCAGTTCCTTGTTGGATTTCTCCAGCTCGTCCTGTGTAGCCCGCATTTCTTCTGCATTTTGCCGGAGCTCCTCTTCGTTCTCTTTTAATTCCTGCGTCATTTGCTGAGATTCCTGAAGCAAACGTTCCGTTTTCTGATTCATCTTCAGGTTATATATCGTGCGGGCAATGATTTCGGACAGCTCTCTCAAAAACTCTATGGCCAGTTGAGGGATTTCTTCTTTAATATCTGCAAATTCGATCACCCCCTGTAATTTTTCGTCGGTGATCAGTGGGACAATAAGAAGGCTGGCGGGCCTTTTATCGCCCAATATCCCCGATGTGATGGTGGCATAATCCTCCGGAATCTCGGTTCGGTAAATATAGTCCATCTCATAGGCACATTCACCAATCAACCCTTCGCCAATCTGAAATTCCTGGTTGATGTAACGTTTCCGGTTATAAGCATAAGTGGCCACATTCACCAGTTTGTTTTCTTCTTCATTATAAATATACAGGGCCCCCTGGATGATGTTAACATAGTTGATCAGTTTTACGATTACATCATAGGCCAAATCGTCAACTTTATTATGTATTCTCAGGGTATCTGCAATGATATCCTTCCCTTCGGAGATCCAGTTCCTTTCCTTTTCCTTTTTATGACTTTCCAAAAGGTTATCCCGCATCCTCAGCAGGGACTTACCCAGCACATCGTTTTCATCCTTGACTTCAAAGTTAGCATCGTATTGCCCTTCGCCAATTTTCTTTGCAAAAGTGGCATTCCTGTCTATATCGAGATCTCTCTCATGGATGATTTCTTCGAACATCTCTACCTCTTTCTCCCGCTTCCTGTAATATATGTATATAACCGTGCCGACAATAACAGGAATGGCATCAATAAACCAGAAAACGGGATTGTTCGAATGGATTTTGGCTATCGCTGAAAAACCAAAGGAAAGATTGCTTGCGGAAATACCTATGATCCATGCAGCCAGCATCAGTACCAATGAAGCGGCCACACCGGTGATAATATCGTTTTTGGTGATGGTTATGGAATTATTCTCTTGGTTCATACGGCAAATGAATATGTTTTAAAGGGTTTCTGCCAACCTTTTTCCAATTTTCTCCGAAAGCTGTGTAAATATTTCTTCGCTTTTTTTGTCAAAGTGTTTGAATGAGGCCAGTTCAATCAAGCCTATGGTTTTCTCATTATGTATGACCGGCGCAATCAGCAAACCGTTCGGTGAACCGTTACCCAGACCCGAAAGCACAGTAATGTAGTTTTCCGGAATCTTGGTAAGGTTAAGCACTTTTTGATTTTTTGCAGCTTGTCCGGTTAAGTCAACACCCAGCTCAAAATCTTCCGGTTCTTCTTCTCCGTAATAAGCAAATTTACTGGCAATTGTGAAGGTATCGATGTCGTTTTTTCTTACATAAAACAAACCCTGCACAATGTCAAAAATCTCGGCTGAATGGATCAGTATACCTTCAGTGAACCGGGGGGTATCTATGTTTTTGTCCCCGGCAGGAATGATCTTCCTTTCCATCTCTTCAATATCGACTTGTTCTTTTCCACGGACATCCTCATGGGATGTAGCGTCTTCTGCTTCATCAGCTTCATCAATCAAACCATCCGTGGTTTTCTGGAGATATTCCTCTTTTGTTTTTGATCCGGCGGTAAGCTGCATAACCAAAAACAGGTTGACCAGGCTAAATATCACAATAAACAATACCGTTAAGTAAGCCCCACCTGTGGAAATATCCGCTACAATAGCCTGGCTTATATTTATCAGCTTGCCGATCAGTATAAAAGACAAAAGCAGTATAATAAAAAAAGATGAAAAAGCCAGTATTTTCGGAGATTTTATTACCTTATCCCAAATCATATCCTTAGTGTTTTAATAAAAAATTGATTATTTGATCTGTACTGTATATATGATTTCCGTTAGTTGCCTCTAAGGCAGCCCGGGACATTGTTGACACTTCACATTCTTCCGGATCCTGAACAATTGGGGTCCCCCCTGCGTCCTTGATTTTCTTTAGCCCCCAGGCACCGTCTTTATTGGCTCCGGAAAGAATGATGCCTATGAGGTTCCGATGATATGTCTGTGCAGCAGTAGCAAAGGACAAATCAATAGAAGGCCGGGAATGGTTGACGGTCTCTTCTGTAGAGAGGGCGATCTTCTTGTTCAGTTCGATATACATATGATAATTGGACGGAGCAAGATAAGCAATACCCGATTTTATGGAATCTTTGTCATAGGGCTCCAAAACCGGTATATTGGACTTTATTGATAAGGCCTCCATAAAACCGGAGCGGACATGCTTCAGCCTGTGCAGGTTTAATAACAAAGGCATAGAATAACCCACAGGCAGGGCATTCAGAATTTTTGTGATTGCCCTGAAACTTCCTGCCGAACCCCCTATGATAACCGCCTGATACATCTATGATAACTTTTTTTTGTATACACTATCATTCTCGCCGACCAAAACAAAATCTTTGTCTGAATTCCAGTAGTCTATTCTTTCGTTCAACCCGATAATCAGATGCCCCCCCGGAACCAAACAACTATTCATGGTTTTTAGCAGCCGTTCTTCAAGGATCTGGTTGTAATAGAGCATCTGATTTCTCCACATAATAAGTTTCACTCCCCCGGGAGACCGGTCAAAGTTAGCATTTTGACTGAAAAACCGGATATTCCCCAGTAATGATGAATTGAGATAACCCTCCCCATTCTCAATGGTACAGTATTCATCCAGTTCTTTGTCCCTGAAAATCCTTTTAAAATTCGCTCTGTTCACTTCCATTTTGGACAAATCAAATATACCCTG
Above is a window of Bacteroidales bacterium DNA encoding:
- a CDS encoding PAS domain S-box protein; the protein is MNQENNSITITKNDIITGVAASLVLMLAAWIIGISASNLSFGFSAIAKIHSNNPVFWFIDAIPVIVGTVIYIYYRKREKEVEMFEEIIHERDLDIDRNATFAKKIGEGQYDANFEVKDENDVLGKSLLRMRDNLLESHKKEKERNWISEGKDIIADTLRIHNKVDDLAYDVIVKLINYVNIIQGALYIYNEEENKLVNVATYAYNRKRYINQEFQIGEGLIGECAYEMDYIYRTEIPEDYATITSGILGDKRPASLLIVPLITDEKLQGVIEFADIKEEIPQLAIEFLRELSEIIARTIYNLKMNQKTERLLQESQQMTQELKENEEELRQNAEEMRATQDELEKSNKELEAQVKKVENAQNRMQALLENASEVISIYDKSLNLKYQSPNVEKILGYTQEEMREGQDMNRLTAKGEAAVKEMFENLKQNPSQSQTIQYTYVKKDGKKIYLETTGRNLTDDPAINGIILNSRDITERKRAEKEERMKSKMQSLSENSPDLILRLNTQGQFFYANPVSQDYLGLHPRELINTRIEELEMEDTMAGFFQDSIQKIKQQNNHLAKEITIPTANLGERIMSFKSIPEYNENELETVLFVGHDITEAKRIEMEIQEKNKKITESINYAQRIQSSILPDNNIIREHLPKSFIFYEPRDVVSGDFPWFVKNEDIIFIAAVDCTGHGVPGALLSFIGYFQLNNIVDHDKNYTAAQVLDKLHYGVRSTLKQERFDAEARDGMDIALCRIDKKNNELQYAGAHRPLYLLRDGELTQYKGNRKAIGGIPHRKKAEKDFVNHVIDIQKGDKIFFFTDGLPDQIGGPDKRKYTPKKIRESILANKELSMQEFSSFFSEEYKRWKQDNKQIDDVLMIGIEF
- a CDS encoding chemotaxis protein CheB; amino-acid sequence: MYQAVIIGGSAGSFRAITKILNALPVGYSMPLLLNLHRLKHVRSGFMEALSIKSNIPVLEPYDKDSIKSGIAYLAPSNYHMYIELNKKIALSTEETVNHSRPSIDLSFATAAQTYHRNLIGIILSGANKDGAWGLKKIKDAGGTPIVQDPEECEVSTMSRAALEATNGNHIYSTDQIINFLLKH
- a CDS encoding GAF domain-containing protein; the protein is MIWDKVIKSPKILAFSSFFIILLLSFILIGKLINISQAIVADISTGGAYLTVLFIVIFSLVNLFLVMQLTAGSKTKEEYLQKTTDGLIDEADEAEDATSHEDVRGKEQVDIEEMERKIIPAGDKNIDTPRFTEGILIHSAEIFDIVQGLFYVRKNDIDTFTIASKFAYYGEEEPEDFELGVDLTGQAAKNQKVLNLTKIPENYITVLSGLGNGSPNGLLIAPVIHNEKTIGLIELASFKHFDKKSEEIFTQLSEKIGKRLAETL